A single Raphanus sativus cultivar WK10039 unplaced genomic scaffold, ASM80110v3 Scaffold1077, whole genome shotgun sequence DNA region contains:
- the LOC130503691 gene encoding protein argonaute 5-like, which produces MFKKKMINGASVTRWTCVNFSTLSPISATKFCQELTKMCRDLGMHIQHITQIISYDPEKIEDALREIHKKTADLQLLIVILPDMTGSYGKIKKICETELGIVSQCIRPGTILERPHLFLPSLALKINIKAGGKNYVLDKHISMVQDTPTIIFGADVTHPTKAEQSSLAAVVASMDWPEISTYRALVSAQTGRREIIEDLYKLDGQGEHTGMIRDHLLAFIRKTNQRPGRLIFFRDGVGETQFGDVLRFELQAIRKACSSIEDFRPKITFVLVQKRHHTRLFPAQADKKDAATGNVLPGTVVDTVICHPRQFDFFLNSHAGVMGTNRSTHYHVLLDENKFSADDLQRLTNDLCYTFAKTTNSVSLVTPVFYAHLAAFRARYYVEDEMSAVHLPTVKDEVKEKMYFC; this is translated from the exons ATGTTTAAAAAG AAAATGATCAATGGAGCAAGTGTAACTAGATGGACTTGTGTAAATTTCTCAACGCTTAGCCCTATTTCAGCCACAAAATTCTGTCAAGAATTGACTAAGATGTGCAGAGATTTAGGAATG CATATCCAACATATTACTCAAATCATCTCTTATGATCCTGAAAAGATTGAGGACGCACTGCGAGAGATCCACAAAAAGACAGCTGACCTCCAACTTTTGATTGTGATATTGCCTGATATGACTGGATCATATG GAAAGATCAAAAAGATATGTGAGACAGAGCTGGGCATTGTCTCGCAGTGTATTCGGCCAGGAACGATACTTGAGCGACCACACTTGTTTCTCCCCTCGCTAGCCTTGAAGATCAATATCAAG GCTGGGGGGAAAAACTATGTTCTTGACAAACACATCTCGATGGTACAAGACACGCCAACAATAATCTTCGGTGCTGACGTCACGCATCCAACAAAGGCCGAACAATCTTCTCTCGCTGCG GTTGTTGCTTCCATGGACTGGCCTGAGATAAGCACATACCGAGCATTGGTTTCTGCTCAGACTGGAAGACGTGAAATTATCGAGGACCTGTATAAGTTGGACGGCCAAGGAGAACACACTGGAATGATAAg GGACCATCTCTTAGCATTCATTAGAAAGACAAATCAAAGACCTGGAAGACTCATCTTCTTCCG TGACGGGGTAGGGGAAACACAGTTTGGGGACGTGTTGCGTTTTGAGCTACAGGCTATACGCAAAGCTTGTTCGTCTATAGAGGATTTTCGTCCAAAGATAACCTTTGTGCTTGTCCAGAAAAGACACCACACGCGGTTGTTTCCTGCTCAAGCGGATAAGAAGGATGCTGCTACTGGCAATGTTCTTCCAG GTACTGTAGTTGACACAGTTATTTGTCACCCGCGCCAGTTTGATTTCTTTTTGAACAGCCACGCAGGTGTGATG GGTACAAACAGATCTACCCATTACCATGTTCTCTTGGACGAGAACAAATTTTCTGCTGATGATTTGCAAAGGCTTACTAACGACCTTTGCTACAC GTTTGCCAAGACTACCAATTCTGTCTCGCTTGTCACCCCTGTCTTCTACGCCCATTTGGCTGCGTTTAGAGCACGCTACTACGTGGAGGATGAAATGTCTGCTGTGCATCTTCCGACAGTGAAAGATGAAGTGAAAGAGAAGATGTACTTTTGCTAA
- the LOC130503694 gene encoding protein argonaute 5-like has product MKKSEVKRFEEEKHKEKTTTNQRSNEDPSSHLEDFVGADLAGVNIQTVVGDHVGKEKTTTNQRLNEDPSSHLEDFVGADLAGVNIQTVGGDHVGKEKTTTNQRLNEDPSSHLEDFVGADLAGVNIQTVGGDHVGKEKTTTNQRLNEDPSSHLEDFVGADLAERSEETEVEVKQRSEEEKRMIPGRPDYGYIGERTTIRSNHFQVTIDSTNTGLSELATFINNSGHEENHTVKKTLRMLRNLLKKTACESYSLSGKYFFGFPSNELHINLGTGIQLSRGLFRSLRVTQDGLYLNADVMTKCCHQPIHLTQFISNQFVNICVPAKALTYQERSKVEKLITGLEIELTYLPAASAGSWGVPKHRDYNLSKPGLPAAKKAVIKGLSFDPIGLLTFKLAKRGSEVRFVDFFRKQYKRKVTYLHLPAIQIGAGEYVPMEFCRIASGQPYTQRLSEQAFRLSREQAKNFRSASVITPGRRESMIQTMIRIDKEQALKLVNKKISVSDDLTSIEARVLPPPTVIFSHCYRN; this is encoded by the exons ATGAAAAAATCGGAGGTGAAGCggtttgaagaagaaaaacacaaaGAGAAGACGACGACGAATCAGAGGTCGAACGAGGATCCATCTAGCCATCTCGAGGATTTTGTCGGAGCAGACTTGGCCGGAGTAAATATTCAAACAGTCGTAGGAG ATCACGTTGGAAAAGAGAAGACGACGACGAATCAGAGGTTGAACGAGGATCCATCTAGCCATCTCGAGGATTTTGTCGGAGCAGACTTGGCCGGAGTAAATATTCAAACAGTCGGAGGAG ATCACGTCGGAAAAGAGAAGACGACGACGAATCAGAGGTTGAACGAGGATCCATCTAGCCATCTCGAGGATTTTGTCGGAGCAGACTTGGCCGGAGTAAATATTCAAACAGTCGGAGGAG ATCACGTCGGAAAAGAGAAGACGACGACGAATCAGAGGTTGAACGAGGATCCATCTAGCCATCTCGAGGATTTTGTCGGAGCAGACTTGGCCGAGAGGTCCGAAGAAACAGAGGTTGAGGTGAAACAAAGGTCCGAAGAAGAAAAACGCATg ATTCCCGGAAGGCCCGATTATGGTTATATTGGGGAGCGGACAACAATACGATCGAATCATTTTCAAGTTACCATT GATTCAACAAACACTGGTCTTTCAGAGTTGGCAACATTCATCAATAACTCTGGTCATGAAGAAAACCATACCGTTAAGAAGACACTACGCATGCTTCGCAATTTGCTCAAGAAAACGGCATGTGAAAG CTATTCCCTCTCTGGGAAGTACTTTTTTGGATTTCCTTCAAACGAGCTTCATATTAATCTCGGAACGGGTATCCAACTGAGTCGAGGTTTGTTTAGATCATTAAGGGTCACCCAAGATGGGTTGTATCTAAATGCAG ATGTAATGACCAAATGCTGCCATCAACCAATCCATTTGACTCAATTTATCAGCAACCAATTCGTTAACATTTGCGTCCCTGCCAAGGCACTCACTTATCAAGAACGTTCCAAG GTGGAAAAACTCATTACTGGTTTGGAAATTGAGCTGACGTATTTGCCTGCAGCCAGTGCCGGCTCTTGGGGTGTGCCCAAG caCAGGGACTATAATTTATCTAAGCCGGGCCTGCCTGCAGCAAAGAAGGCAGTTATTAAAGGACTTTCGTTTGATCCCATCGGTCTGCTCAC ATTCAAATTAGCTAAAAGAGGCAGTGAAGTGAGATTCGTGGACTTTTTTCGTAAACAATATAAGCGTAAAGTGACTTATCTACATCTTCCTGCAATCCAAATTGGGGCTGGTGAATACGTGCCTATGGAG TTCTGCCGTATAGCTAGTGGCCAGCCGTACACACAACGTCTTAGTGAGCAGGCATTCCGTCTTAGTCGAGAGCAAGCGAAGAATTTCCGAAGTGCTTCTGTCATAACGCCTGGCAGGAGAGAGAGTATGATACAAACG ATGATTAGGATTGATAAAGAACAGGCGTTAAAGCTTGTGAACAAGAAGATATCAGTGTCTGATGACTTAACCTCGATCGAGGCTCGTGTGCTTCCTCCTCCGACGGTTATTTTCTCTCACTGTTATCGcaattga